DNA sequence from the Lycium barbarum isolate Lr01 chromosome 5, ASM1917538v2, whole genome shotgun sequence genome:
GTTactttcttttattttatattaaTAAAGTTACTTAGCTTGTATGTTATATTTTAGAAAATCACTATATGAATTATAAACTAGATTCGCTGGAAATTCTTGTCGGCATTTTAAATTCTAATTTATATTCCATATAGGACCTGACTAGTAACCTAGTAATAAATTTTAATGAAAATTTTTACTTGGAATCATTTTCAATCTCATCAAAATTAGCAAGTATTTGTCCACCAGGGAAGCTACTAATTATAAAAAAGTCACAACTCAAAAGACTGTGTTGTGTTTGAAaatgtaattaatttttttctctctctctatttAACGATGACGTAAAATGATAGAACAGTTAATTACGTTTTCAATGAAAGTGCTTGTCCATTCTAGGTACAGTTTCTATCTTTGTACATCATTGTTAAATAGAAAAAGTGGAAAAACTTAAGTACGTTTTAAATAAACGACGTGTTTTGAATTGTGATTTTTTTCCCCGTGAAGAACGCTTTATATTGATTCAAATCCAATCATGACTGACACAAAATTTTATTACACAACAAATAGAACACGGATGTTTTAAACATATAGCTGAAGTCACTTCAAAACAAACCATCAATGAGTTAAAACTTGGCACTTAGTTAGATGAGGAAGTAGCTAGAAAGAAAATCTTTATACGCTATTATCATCCAATAAATTCATTTCAACACCACAAACAATAAGACTTTCTAGTTTTGATGAGACCGATAATGATTCCAAGTAAATTTTCAGTAAATTGTATTAATACTAGGATATTATTCGGGTCCCACTTGAAATATAAATTAGAATATTAAATTAGGATAATCTAGTTTATATTCCGGTAATAGTAATTTTTTAAGATATTATAACACACAAGTTAAGTGAAGTTATCatacaaaataaaacaaaataaagttGTTCCATAATTATTTAAACTTGAATAATCATTTGAGAAATATACTCattaaatttatatatatttCACTGCTGGCCCATTATCATTGGAGGAACCGCAATCTCTTTGGTAGCCTGTTATAATGTAAGGCCTAGATTGGAATAATTTGGGGTCAGTCTATGCATATAGTGGGATTAATCTATTTATTAAACCATAAATATTCCACACTGGAAGGGGCATGAAAGATATTACTTGTTAGTACATTAAGTTAATTTCCAAAATCATTAGACCTCAATAGCATAGGCCTATGCAGATATCTCATCTTAATTACGAGGGTACACAAATTATAGCGGGCTAAACTTTTAGTTCattaaaaaaatgataaataGTCCCTTAAAGAACTTCAACTTTTTTGAGAATAAGGAGGGCTAAGAGACTGAGAGTTGGTGTTTCACTTAAAATCTTAATTTTTCTACTATTCCACAAGTGGGATTAGCAAGTAGCACTCTATCAACATGTCTGATTGTTAGCGAGGGCATTTTGATCATTGAGCTGAATTCGTTATTTTTATTGGTTTATAGATGTTATTGTAGCTGCTTTGTTTTCTTTTAGTAGTGCAGACATTCACGACTAAAAGAAATAGGAATTAGCGACGAACAATTCTGTAGCTACAACAATAAAATTCATCGTTAATCCAATAGTGACGAATTAGCAACAAATTATAAAAAACTTCTATTAGCTATGAGCAATTTAATGATAGATTAGCGATGAAGGTCGTAGTTAGTTTCTGTTTTTTTCTTAATTGTAGCCTTTTAAGGCCCATAATTTTTGACATGATATCAGTACATGCCAGACTTTTTATTACTACTATAATATAAAAAATTGGTTAGCTAGAAAATGTTGTGGCTTATGCTGTGCGCTTCGTACGTTTGGAAGAGTTTGGGAAAAACCTAACTGCTTTTCTCTTATTACGTTCGTATATGATCATCTTCTGTGTTGATCCAATTGACTGGACAAATTATGTAATATTTAAGGGAACTAGCATCTTGTTGATGATTCGATTTTAATAATTACTATTCAGATTCAATTTAGAAAGATAAGACCATCGTGAAAATGCAAACCAAATGTTAATAATTCCATATAAAAAAAGAATGAGTAAGAACAGGTCTTGCATAATTGAAGTTTGaaagttttaaaatttaaataagaaTTCACTATTGTTAAAAGATGAAGAAGTTGGATTGAACCTTGATCTGGAATCAATTTGAGTTTATTTACACTGGTCTTGAACAAAAAATATATTGCTTTAAACAaagaatgaaaaattattttttaaattcattCAGTCATAAAACGTGAAGCATCTAAGCAATTGAGTACGAACAAATAGTTGCTAATTGTTTTGAGTTAACTTGGATGGGTGGCGCCATTTATGATGGAACTTGGATGGGTGGCGTTATTTATGATTGGGGCTAGTAGACCAAAAGATCAATATCACCTATTTAGTTAAGTCGCGCCCTGCCGCTCCACTTGTGTCATCGCATAATTATGTTAGAAGCAGGGGCATTTTCCATTTTCTAAAAAGTCTTTCAACTATCAAAAAAAttgcgtggattgcccttcatacggactggtctttaatttttgcccctcatccctatttctcatttaatgaaaatttatggGCTAAAGTATACTTTTCGCaccagagattctgggttcgatctCCAGTAGagtcgaaaataataataatttcgcaaggcataggTTTCTATTAACATATGCCTATTCGAGCGAAGTTACATAGAACCTATGCCTTGTCTTGCAAAAGTTTGTGAAAATGAAGTTCTGCCTTAATTTCGCAACTATGCCTATAGGCATATGTTCTATATAGTTTCATAGAAACCTTTGATGTGTTcgacatagtttctatgtaactacaTAGCTAATAGGCATAGTTTCATATGAACTTATGCCTTATAACTTTTCTTTTTAACTCTATTGGGGTTCTAACCTAGGATCTAAATGTCACGGATATTTTAGCCACtttttttgttacttaaagtACCAAAGGTGTATTCAATGACTATTGCTAGTTGGTTCGAGCTTGAATTTGGGacatttattatttttaatttgcTTTGGTTTTGTGGTTTCCGTGATCCAACTTGCTATAACCTGTTTGACCAAAGATTTTGTGAGGTCAAAagcgctaattttttttttctttaaaaaacggggttttttttttcttttcatgaaAGCCCATCCCAATAATTGTTGCAGAAGATATAAATATGAattcgaaaagaaaaaaaaggaataacCACTCGTCGTCGAATCAATAGGGGGACCTGAAAGACTGTAGTTTACTATGCGGCGGATGTCAGTAGTTCGAGTCAGCTTCTTATCTCCAACTTGTGGATTTTGCGAATATAAATCTTTATGATAGAACCCAAATTCTTCTGATTGCACTGATCTATGATTATTTTGCAGAAAATCTTGATTAACAGAATTTCTCACACAAGTATCCCTGTTACAGCTTTGTGGGATACACAGTATTTACTACAACTTACGACTTTTTTTAACTTCTTCTTTCCCTCACATGCCACTGCTATTTTCAACACAATTTTTTCAAACCTCTCCCACTTTTTTGTATCTTTATAAAGTCCCATCAAATTCTATGTTCTCGTGTACTAATCCATTCATCTTTCTTCTCATATCatccatctctctctctctctcccctctaTTTTTACCTTTTTGTATCAATCAATTAGTTTCTCCAATtagagttaaaaaaaataaaaaaattgatggATCATCATCAGAAAATTAAAGTTGGTTCAAGCcaaagaggaggaggaggaggagaagaaggaggagattTTACGAACAATAATCAAGAAACTAGGGACGAAGATAATATTATGGACCTTCGAAGGGGTCCATGGACTGTTGAAGAAGACTTTACACTTATCAATTTTATTGCTCATCATGGTGAAGGTCGCTGGAATTCCCTCGCCCGTTGTGCtggtaattattattttttcccaATTGTCTATTGTTTTGTCATCTCCATCTGATATTCAGAATCTATTGGTCTGATTACTCTAGATTAATACTCGCATACATTAAGAGTACTATGCGTTTCTTATTAggatttttttctaattttcatGGCTTAAACTCAAGATCTCTTAATTTCTTTCATCCAACACCTACAGAAAATTAACTACAAAATTTGTCGTTTTTCATTTTAACCTCAGAAGTTGTCCTTCCGTCctaatattctttttctttttgtggtGTCTTGGTGGTCATCTTCATTAGCGTATTTCAACATATCCACTTTGATTTATTAATTACTAAATATATAAGAAAATCATGTTCATCGAGTTAGTTGAATCAACCTTTCTTGAGAAACGAGCTTTTATTTATttcatgaaaaaattattttcattttctttttaatttctaaTAATATAGATAGTTCACATGCAGATAAATATTCGTGTGGATATGTTTCTAGTATAATTTCTTTCCGTACAAGGTAATCTCTTAAATGCTTTACACTTGTCCAATCTGATGTAGATAAAGGGAAAAGAGTTTTTTTTATTTGTGGGGCATTGGGGGAGGGTGGGTAGAAGTAGTGGTAAAATTGAATTGGTATTGGTACTGTTTTTTTAATCGTATACTTATGTTCTGGAACTGCTTTTCTAAACTTAATTTAACGTTAATTAGTTATAAAGTGAGAAATTTAATTTAATGATTGAATCGGTTGGAATTACTTAAACAGGTCTGAAGAGAACAGGGAAAAGCTGCAGATTAAGATGGCTTAATTATCTTAGGCCAGATGTTCGACGTGGCAACATCACTCTTGAAGAACAACTCTTGATTCTTGAATTGCATTCTCGTTGGGGAAACCGGTAAGGTTAATTTCAAAACATTCATTTAGGTTACACTTACTAATAATGTAAAGATTTTTACACCTAATATAGTAGTTTAATTGTGTGTAATAGAATATATACCTTGTCCTTCTATATTACGAACTCAGTATTCTTATAGATAATTACGGATTAATTTCACGTATGGTTTTTACACGTTTCCCTATATATTTTATTGAACTCGCAAAATTAATTTTTGTGATATTGTAATAACTAAACCTTACCAACGGCACCGTTGAGGACTAGCTTATTTGATTAGCACCCACAATTGAGGtacaccaccccccccccccccaaccccaaaACTCCTCGATATAAAAGAAACTGATCGTGTAAATTTTTTATTACACTCATCTCTTCAATGAATGAGAATTAGAAAATAtttaaataaaacaaaacaagAATAAATAAATGATTACAGTAGAAAAGGTTTTGATTACTCTTGTTCATATCTATTAGTAAGAAAAAATTACGTGTCTAATAtgattttcattttctttttctagCTGGTCTAAAATTGCTCAACATCTGCCCGGAAGAACAGATAACGAAATCAAGAATTATTGGAGAACCCGAGTGCAAAAGCATGCTAAACAGCTCAAATGTGACGTGAACAGCAAGCAATTCAAAGATACCATGAAGTATCTTTGGATGCCAAGGTTAGCCGAGAGAATTCAAGCAGCCGCCGCCGCTTCCAACCCGGTGGTGGTTTCTTCCTCCGGCCCCACCATTACCGCCATCCAAAATCAAGAAATTCAACCGCCACTATCAAACATGAATCATCCTATGTCCGACTATATGCCTTTCCAGTTGGCGAATAATgagaaaacaaacagtcttaattatTCAAGCACTTCAGTTTCATCATCATCTGACCTCGCTGACGGTTGCTTCAATTTCCCAATTAACCAAAGCAGTAATCAGGATCATTCTCAAGTTAATCAAAGTACTAATCAGCTGTGTTATGGGGAACCTACAGTTAGCCCCACGGGTTATTTTCACCCTGGATTTCTAGGGTTTCAAGAAGTGGATCAACAAAATAGTAGCCGATGGATGGACAATTCATGGAATATTGATGACGTGTGCTTCTTGCAGCAACAATTGAACAATGACATGTGACAAAAACATAGTGCTCAAAGAGTACCTTAAAAATCGAAAGAGGTTGGAGATTCATAGAGAAATATagtctcatcattatcattcactAATAGCAtctacatttattttattctTATGCAAAACATTTGTAGCTTTTGTGGAAATTTCACAATTTTCATGTTATGCGGAGTAGTATCTTACGTACGAAGTTTAATTTACTTAGTTTTatgctttaaaaataaataaactatatatatatatatatatagagagagagagagggagagagagaagatACTACCAGTTTAGTTGGGATAAAGTTTTATTCATTAGATTTGAGTTTTCCTGGGAGTCAATTTTTTTAGACATTTATGTGCTAATAGAAAAAGTAGAACTTCTAATGGACAGAGACGAGCTTAAATGGAGTGCGAGGATAGTGAGTTAGCATCAACATCGGTTGTGGTCTTGTGAATGGGGGTCTTTGGTTtctttatatataatatatgttctCGGACGCAATTCACCTTATAAGTTAGCTTCTATGGTTGGGTAAGAATCAAGTTCCATTTCTTATAGTATATCATAATATTAGAGTCAAACTCATCCTAGCTCTTGATTAATTACTAGATGTTGAGCTCCTTGGTATATTATTCACGCTCAATATGTCCACTTCCGGTCATGCAAGCGTGTATTAAACTCCCACATCGGTTGTGGATGCGATCTTTGGTCTTTTATATCGTCTTGGAAAATCCTTACCTCGCAAGTTAGCCTTTAAGGTTGAATTCGGACCAAACTCCTTTGTCACAATGAGAAATGCATATACGGTTGGATTCTTTTTGTTTCTGTTGCCTTTTTCTAGGGAGAATTTTAAGAAACTTATGTTGAATTATCTAAAAAGGGAAAAGGATACAAGTGTAAAGCGAGTATTATAATTTATAATGAAAGAGGATAGTGCATAATATGCTCCACTATATTTTAATAGTAAAACGTCTTTGTTGCTTGTTAATATAATCTTAGAGGCCAAGTTGTGGAATTTTTAGGAACATAATCTATGGGACTGAACTAGATGAAGACTTTAGTCCTCATTCTAGATTAAGATAATGGGGGAAACATACGTGGCATATTCTCAGTTACATATaattgtaaatattttatatacgTAGTtgctgcttctttttttttttttcctgtgtaAAGTTTCTCATTTAATAATTGTGTTCACGAAAAATAAataatcaaatcaaaccaaagaAAAAAGCCGATGcttttttgtttgatttgatttttgatttttcaTTTTATAAACCGATaaaatttgatttgatttgattttgactTTATGCAAAAAATAATCGAAATAAtcaaaccaaaccgacaatatAAATATCTATCTAAAAATTATAGATGCATATATAGATGTGTGTGTGGAAATATTAATCTTTCGCACTCTTGATTCGTACTCTATGTGTTTGCCTTTATAGTAATCCAATTTTTGTATTTACTTTCTAGTTtgatttgttatttttattttgataattCGAAGATATCTTGGTATATCACAACTAGATCTTTAATTTATTGCACAAAAATAAATTCATTGGaagaacatttttttttaatgttcctTGAAAATGACTAAATTCTTAAATGATGCATACAAATTTTTGGAGAAAGTACATGTATAACTTGATTAGAtttatatttctttcttttctcaaaTAAGAGTAATTGATTTGGTAGTGTTATGCTAGAAAATAATCAATTTAATATGTGTTTGGACGTATGTTGtcatatatttaaataaaaactGATAAAAAACCAAAAAACCCGACAAAACCAACAAAAACCAAAACAATGAAAATCGACGTAATTGACTTGATTTGATTCTAACATTTGAAAAATCGACTGAATTGATTTGATCATCTTTTAGAAGATAATTGACTCAAACCAAGTCATGAACACCCCCTAACTATGACCAAAAGGAATATCCTGGAGGCGGTATATAAATTTTGTTTCCACTTTTGATATTGGTTTATAATTTCTCATTTtaagttaaataaaaaaaaattggaagtaaGCTAGACAGAGGTCTCTGGAGAACTTTTATTTGAATCTTGTGTTGGTCATTTATTAAAATGTAGATATGTAATGTATCAAAATATAGTATGTATTATTATCTTAACAAGTCATAGAATTTTAAATTATAGAATTTCTTACTAAATagaaaattatatttttaaaacGAACTAAAAAGACGAATAAATTAACACGTGAAGAATTAGTGTATTAATGTACTCCTATTTTGATATTGGCGGACCAAACTACGAATAGAATAGGAATACTACGATGTGAAAGCGTGCGTGCCAGTGCTTTGGCTTGGCGGCGTGCCTTAAAGAGAAGCCATCAGAAGTGGTCCAAAAGTTCAACTGTGTTAGTTAGTTTCACGTGTCCCTGTGAAAATGTATGTATTAGTGGTAGCCTATGAGAGGCTGCCGATGGAAATTGGGAGTTGTTACTAATTCATGATTTGGCATGAACAGAATGAAAACTTTATTTTCGATTTCACGATAATTATTAGACTTTGGACTTAGAGAACCCCGAGTCGAGAAATTTTATTTTGTACCTCATATAACTAGCATAAGTTATGCATCATATAACTAACGTGTGTAAGTTGTGTAATCATGTTAAGAATATCTTTTGACTGGTTCAACTCAAAAATTGATATTAGAACCAATAATTCTGCAAGACGAGTATGAAGATAGCGAAATAAAAGTATGTGGCCGAGCTGAATGTCTTTCCCCGTCAATAGATCGATTTGCTATCTTCACCACAGTAGCTTTGAGACGCATACCAAAAAGAAGTCTGAGGGGTTTGATGGCCATAAATACTCGATTGATGTCAGTTAATTTCGAGATAAGCCCATGAGATAATCATGAGTCATATGGAATTTAGTTCTAGGATGAAATTGCAAGGTGTGCAAATAGAAGTCGTACATGGGTAGCCGAAATGGGAAGAAAGCTACATTTATGGTGTAAAAATGTTCTTAATATATGGTGCAAGGTCTTTTGGAGAAAAGGATGCGTATAACTTGACCAAAGaggacaataaaaaaaaattaacccaCCAGAAGTTTGCATTAAGCTAATAGATGAATGACATGCATGTGTTTGTACGTAGACCTTTAGCACTTTACCATAGTTAATCAACATGCATTAATTCTCACTTCATTAAATCATTTAACTATAGCAAAATTTACATGATTCGATATACATACCCAATGCAAATTAGTATTTACCAATAGTCTCCCTCCTAATAGTAGTAAGTGGTAGAAAAAAATATGTGGCATTAAAGAGAAATACGCAACTGGATATGTGGGCAACTGGTGGCTGAAATTACATGGGAAGTATACCATAAGGAGTGGATATCAATGGAGGATGGCTGAAGGCAATCACAGACCTTGGTGGAGGGCAGTATGGGGCAATGCAAACACTCCAAAGCATAGCTTCATTAGCTGGCTAGTCATGCATGGAAGAATACTAACTAGAGATAGGTTATATAACATGGGGCTATGTAGAGAGAAGGACTGCACCCTCTGTGGCAACTGTGATGAAACTATCAAGCATTTGTTTTTCGAGTGCGTGTACTCCAAGTACTGCTTGGAGGAGATCATGAAATGGTTGCAAATACATGGAAGGAACTTGGAATTAGAGGGAATGTGGAGCAGACTAGCTAGAAAGGCCCAGGGCAAAATCAGCAGAAGCTTGCTATGGGCTGTATGGACTGCACTAATTTACCATATTTGGGAAGCCAGAAATGAAGCCCTATGGCAGCAGCGAGTACCAAGACCTCAGAGAGTAATTGTGACCATACAGCTGGAAACAAAAGTGAGAATTTTTGATATATTGAATAGGAAGACAAGATGTAAAGATAAAGAGTGGATAGAAGAGCTTTATAAGTAGCCAATGTACATAAAGGGAAGGGGGTTATCTACAGAGGTGGTCGAAGAATGGGGATAACATTAGGTTTGCTTACATTTACATGTTGCTGTAAGGTGATTTGAATTGAGGAAATAAA
Encoded proteins:
- the LOC132640322 gene encoding MYB-like transcription factor EOBI is translated as MDHHQKIKVGSSQRGGGGGEEGGDFTNNNQETRDEDNIMDLRRGPWTVEEDFTLINFIAHHGEGRWNSLARCAGLKRTGKSCRLRWLNYLRPDVRRGNITLEEQLLILELHSRWGNRWSKIAQHLPGRTDNEIKNYWRTRVQKHAKQLKCDVNSKQFKDTMKYLWMPRLAERIQAAAAASNPVVVSSSGPTITAIQNQEIQPPLSNMNHPMSDYMPFQLANNEKTNSLNYSSTSVSSSSDLADGCFNFPINQSSNQDHSQVNQSTNQLCYGEPTVSPTGYFHPGFLGFQEVDQQNSSRWMDNSWNIDDVCFLQQQLNNDM
- the LOC132639147 gene encoding uncharacterized protein LOC132639147, translating into MAEGNHRPWWRAVWGNANTPKHSFISWLVMHGRILTRDRLYNMGLCREKDCTLCGNCDETIKHLFFECVYSKYCLEEIMKWLQIHGRNLELEGMWSRLARKAQGKISRSLLWAVWTALIYHIWEARNEALWQQRVPRPQRVIVTIQLETKVRIFDILNRKTRCKDKEWIEELYK